A window of Benincasa hispida cultivar B227 chromosome 9, ASM972705v1, whole genome shotgun sequence genomic DNA:
GCCATTGACAGTATACTTCCCTGTAGAGATGTACATAGCAAGGACTAAACTGCCCAGATTCTCTTCCACTTGGATCTGGCTGAAGACATTGAGCTGGGCCTGCTTGGTCATTTCACTCATCGCTGCTGTTGGATCCATTCAAGGCTTGATCCAAGATGTCAAGACATACAAACCCTTCAAAAGTTAGCATTGATTAGTAGTAAACTTAGTAATCTTTAAAACACCACCTGCAAGAAGTAAATTAGTGTGTCCAGTGAGTTTGAATTTATAACTACTACTAAATTTTCAACATGTTAGCAGAGCCTCAACATTATGAAAGATAtgtgaaaaaagaaacaatGCAATTTCTCAATAAAAATATCCTTGTGCAACTACTATTCTGGTCCTCTTAAATatactttcttttttcttttcggAACCCCTAAGTACATCTTTTGCAGCCGGGGAATCACAATTTTCAAATGCTCACAAGTTTCACAAAAAAATATGGCCATCATTAGGCTGTGTTTACATATAGATATGAAAAATGTCACAAGGCCATAAACTTCAGATATTATAGACTGCAGCTCCTGAGCGTTTGACAAATTTTCCAGATTATGGCAAAAACTAACTGCCCCAAAGTGTATCAGCAGTGAATACTCTTCCGCGTACAACATCTTTTCTCCAAAACATCGGGGCATAGAGATAAGCAAGTAGTCATCGTATCTACAATCAGAAATAAATTTCGACTAAGACCAAAGGAAATAGAACTTGCCAGTATATTGCTTTCCagtaaaacaatatttaaatagcGAAATACGGTAAACTATATAGTTACCtgaatataaaaaatcaactaGACTCGGTCTCGCTGATTACAAAAGCTTGAATAAGACTCTGGGCAGCATGGGTCTGCTCAGGCGTTCCAGAAATTATAATCACAGTTTCAACTTCTCCTTGCTTTGGCTCGGTAATTGTAATTTTTGCATCAGAAATCTACAAGAAAGATGTGTCGTGAGATTGCTGTGGCTATGAAATAAATATCCACACGTCAATAGATTACTAATTGGAGGTCTCCTTTCGTACTTTTCATTTTAACACAACAAAATGTTtcttattataaaaatagattACTAATTGGAACTTCATTTTCAAATGACTGCTTCTACATTCCACCCTGATCTCTTTATCAGAATCACTTCAAGACAATAATTCCATGTATACTTTTAGAAAAGGCAACTAAAGAATACATGACATCCATCCGTGAATGTATTAAGATCcaaaaacattaaaaagaaaacaaacattGAGGTCAAGCTCAACAAATAACTGGTCTAGGCcgtttttccctttttttctttttcctttcttttcttttctactaCCCTTTGTTCCTTATGTATCAGATTCAAGTATGTAAAGAGATAGCATCCATACAATGACAAGAGCTATTAATCATCTTTGTGTGTGCATTACTCAAAAGTATTTTGTAAGTAAATATGTAATACTAACAAtctttttcctttatttcttttctttttttttttttttttttgaactaaACTACAAAAATGAATGTTCATACCTGACGAATCTGTTTCAAACATTCACCATTTTCTCCACAAATAACGGGGACAATGTTTCGAGGAACAACTACTTCAACAGTGGTGCTTGTAATAATAGCTGGATTATTTCCTctgcataaataaaataaaaattgaacacTGATCTCCATAAGTGAGAAAAAGTAATTGAAGTGGCAGATGGAGATAACAAACCCTCCAAATCCAGCAACTCTTCTATGATGGGCTCCTGCAAAATCTGACAAGCCAACACCACCTTCAACTAATCCCTGAAATACAGTTTAGAAGAGAGACCAAGATTATCAACTTTAGAAAGTCACATTCTTTACTTTGGATGATTCGTGGAGAAACTCTTATGTAACTTAATGCATTTATAAGGATAAACCAAGGATATGTACAGTGCATTATTTTAGACCAACACCAGTCAGGAACGTAAAAGGAGACTTTTTATTTGGGAGAAAAATAATCACCCAAAACTAATTATTGAAAGAGCGAAGTTAAATACCTGAGAGCTCCATGGTTTTCTGTCAGATAACAGAGGAGCACCTGGCCTATGAAGAAAAGGAGGTCGATCATCCCGCAGATCTCCAAGTGAAGAAATGCCACTAAGAGCATCAAACTTGTGAAATGAAGGGCCTAAACTTGAATAGATTCCTGGAGGTGATAATTCCCTCCTTCCAAAATATGAAGGAAATGAAGGAATTCTATCCATAAATGCAGGATTCGAATGACTATTAACTGATGGAAATGCATCACGGAAAAAATGATGCCTCAACCGAGTAGTAATCTGCAACATGGCATCTTGAACGGTTTCAGGCTCTCCATTTATCTGTCAGTAAAGTGACAAGTAATTATTTAAAGTTAGATTCAATAAATACTAGATTATGAAGGACAGCCAAATACCATACCCAAAATAAGTGGAAACTACTTAGCATGAACCTgcaatgatataatattaaccAAATTTGTATGATCCTGTTACTATTAGTATGACATATGCAACTGGTGAACAAACCTGAACCACTTCTTCATCTTCCCCAGCACACTTTGGAATCTGCTCCTTTCCTAAAATACGGATATATGCACCAGTCGATTTTCTCATTTCAGCTATGATGGAGCCACCCTTCCCAAGAAGACAACCAATTTGATTGGAGGAAACAAGAAACCTAGCTACCAAGTTTTGCTCCTTGCTGTCTGGTATAGCCTTGACAATTCTGGCCTGAACACGAAAAACAGCATCTTGCACTGGTGATATTCTGTCATCTGGATGCTACAAAGTGGAATTGGTCTCAGAACATTAATGAGAAATAATACAGTAACAGgctataaatgaaaatttaacaaAGCATtggtaaaatttaaaataaataaataaataaataaaaagcccATCATTTGAATACTCGAGCAATTATTACCCTACCGCAGGACCAGCTACAAGTATAATGCGGTCTTCTGAGTCCACGGCACCTTCAACGACTTTGATGTCACAGCCCGTGTCTTGCTGAAGAGTCTTTACTACTGCTCCTCCTTTTCCAATCACATTTCCAACTCTCTCAGTTGGGCATAATAAACGATAACTTAAAATTTCATGAGAAGGTTTGCTTCGACCAGGAATACTGGTTTCATACTGTTTGGGAGCAAGAGAAGGAGCACTAGAATGAAAATTGCCAACATCACGAGGCACAGAGTAAGGGCCTCCATGAGTACTAAAAGAACCACTACCCAGAGGAGATTCACGAGCCCTAGAGAGAGACTGTCCAGAAGAATGCGATGACTGTGCAGCATTGCTTGAGGCGACAGGATCTTTATCATTGGGTGAATTTTCTATTAGCTGCTGAAAAACAAGTTCAAGAGCTTTCTTCACCACATCAATTCCTCCACTAATCTGCAtccatatcatcaacataaaagtGTAAATAAAAATCAGGCACTGGAAACTGAACAAATCTTTTGTTTGGGTGTTTCCCCAGAAATCCAAGCCACATAATTATGGACCTTATGGCTACAATAACTCCAACGCATGTCACCTCCTTaaaccactttttttttttccaatgacAGTATGAGATAAATAATTGAACGTTGCCTAGATCCAAAACTGCAGTTTTGGCAGGACTGCAGTCAGGCAATAGTATTCCCTAAAATGCTTTAACTCttgttcctttttagttcatcATTTTCTTGTTACATGCTAGGGACGTGTATAAGGGATAAAATTTACAAGCAGTAGATAGTATACTCTAAACAAAACGTCTCATATAATGTAATGACTATCCAACTAATGATATGAGTTGCTGATGCCAATTTCAACTACCAAAAATGTATAATTTAAGTTTCGGAAAATAGTTATCTCGTAATCATACTAATGACCAAACTAGTATTAGTAAGAAAATTCACACTAGATCCCTTGTTAATGAAGCCAAACTAACCACTTGAGCATTTCAAATACATTGCCCAAGTaccaaaatttaataaaatgagtTGAATAGAACTAAAAGAGATGCAGAAAATTTCCAAAAAAGATATCGTAAAAAATGATTCCATATATGATATGGAATTACaagcaataattataaataaaataaaataacataaaaggAGGAGGAGTTCAAAATAAAGGTAAAAGAGTTggtattttcttataaacattAGAATTGTGATACACTCAGTAATCGTGCTCTCCAAAATTACCTGGACTAGCTCATCATTGGTTGTCGCAAAAGGAGGAAGTTTATCCCTGGGAAGAATTCTAATTTGAGCTCCACTATCAGATGACATTTGTTTGACTACACTGCCACCCTTTCCCAATAGGCACCCAACTTGACTAGAAAGAACTAGCAATCTTAAAACAAATGTAGGCAGCTTATCACCCTCAACGTCGGTCCCATCTGCCTCCGGTTCTTCATCAAAGATTTTCTCAGAAACAAGAAAGAGGGCTTTTCGCAATTGCAAATGAGAAACCTCCTTCTGTTTAGCATCTTCCACAGGAGGAGAATCTTTATCTTCCTTATTTTTCAACTTGGCAATATCACCATCATTCTCTTCGACTTCAGAATTTTTGTTGTCTTCCTTACTCTTTTGCTCAGGGTTCACTTCAGTGTCTTGCTTAGAATCTCCAATTACTACTACCCTCTCGTCACATCCAGGGACAGTGTCCTCTACTCTGATTTCTACACCTGTTTCTTCACGAATTTTAGATAGACCGTCCCCATCTCTACCTACAAGGCTACCAATTCTGGAAACAGGAAAGAGAACACGAAAAACAGCATAGCCAGGAGACAATTTGAAGGATCGATTTTGCGAACGAGAACCTGATGACTTTTGCCATTTTCCTTTCCCATTAGACTTGACAAAGGTTCGATCACGTGATCGCTTTGAGGGAGTCAATGGAGCAGACATTCCTGCTACTAACACGGATAAACTTTCCAAATTAATAAACCGATAACAACTTTGAAGCGTCCTGTACTAGAATACCCTCAAGTGCACTGGCTCCAATTGCATCTACAAAACACATTTGTCAAAATGAGAAAAAATTGACACCACAGAACCAAAAGTAATAACCTAGCGCCAAGAAAATTGAGAAACTGTATGGCTAAGCTTCTGTTAGAAGCTAAGGGAATGCGCAAACACagataaaatataatatcctcTTCCTTCCAtcataaacaaataacaaatgCACGGGTTGGGTGAACGATTGGGCCTCGAATCTTGTTGGGCAAATGAAGCAAATATTTTGAGGAGCCAAGTCTTAAGTGTGAGATAAtgaaaagcttgaagaagagcAAGAATGTCCGCTACTAAAAGAACTTACAGTTGCAGGGTTATTATGTGATTCTAGGTCGACGACCACCGCCTTCAATGGAAATACCGGCGAGACGCTGTCCGGTTTTGAGCTCCGAGGAGTGCAAAAGAGTTGCGAAATCCCTAAAAACACTTTCAAATTCCAGAAAATAAAACCAGTGGGTTTTTTGCGTTTCGCATAATTTCTGTCTCGGTAATGGTGATACTTGATCGGGTCGGGTTCGAACGGACCCGACTTGAGTAGATGATGCCATGTGGCATCTGGGACGGTTGCCCAAGCCAACTATGCAGTGCAGGTAATTCCGGGCGACCCGAATTAGGAAAAGCGGGTACGTATATCTTGCTTGccgttcttttctttttcttttttttttcactttaatCAGAATGTGTGTGTGGATTAGATTtagattgggttgggttaaaatatatttttagaccCAATCTAatcattaactttgtaaattttttcaatctaaataattgttattaaataatgaactcaactctaaaaattgaaaattttcataaaataacccaaaaatACTTTTCTATGGATTacctctttttaaaaattttcctatGGTTGACATTTTTCCACACGTGAAATATCAGATATACCCTTACCTTTTAAAACCAAAGAAGCGCATATTCTCATTCCCATTCTCATTCGAGTACTCCTATCAGTTTTCTCTCAACATCTCCATTCGTCTTCGGCGTCATTCGTTGCTCGTCGGTCGTATCTACACATTTTCACCTTCGTTTCAACTCTGTCTCTACCGTTCCAATCATCTTAAAGAAACTTTGTATAATTGATCATATAAATTCGTATGCTAGGTCACATAGATTTATATAATCGATCATATAAcaaaagttaaacgatcgtacagCACAAGCTATAAgatcgtatagcttttcatATATGATCGTTTGGctttttactatacgatcatttgaAACTACAAAAGggcaatttaatttaataaaatgacCTAATTGCGACCATTTTGAAACTACAATAGGGTAATTGATCAATTTGAAAATCTAGGGGTGTGATTGTAACTAATTTTAATAGTTCATGGGTGGTTTttacaattttccttttatttttgtcttttgtcccgtgaagttacttcacgagacaaacttACGACATTatgaataaagcatttattcccaactaataGTCTATCAATAACATTGAATAACATTGATATGATATAAGGGAATGTCATTATCTGTATTCACTTTCTTTCGAACTCCCCACGAAGTTATCCCATTGTTCTCTCGGTGCGTTTTCTTAGAGTTTCAGTCTAACATCCTCTCAGTGGACCAACGGCTTTATTTCGTTCAATTGTTGACCCATAGATGATGTTGGACAGTAAATGTATCTCTCATATGACGAACCATAGTAGTCAAGTTCGCCAAATCTTTGCGAACTTCTTTTATTTCCTCCCTAAGCACCTTGTAGGATTTGAAATGACAATGTCTTGAGGACTTATGTTGCTTATTCGAAGGTTCATATAACGACCCGACCTTTTGAGTACCTGATAAGGGTTgttactcataattacacatttacattcaaaacattttgaccattgaggaaaataaatttcattaaaataataaagacaattttccaaaacaattaacaaataagtaaaacctttGTTTGAGGCCCTAAAATATTGaagaaaaactaatttaaacaaataaaattttgaccaacatcaagtttcaaatcaaaatttttaaatagcttgaaaacataaactgGGCGGAAGCGATTTACATGTCTCATATGGCATGATCACAGGTCCCTCTCGTCACCTGCCGGTCCGTTCCtatccttacctgaaaaacataaattaagaaaggtttagtataaaaatactcagcAAGTGATCCCATGATCAGGCTATGCATCCACGAGTAGAGAATGATGGCCCGTGGCTCGCATAGCTACATcgattttttatgatgaaaggaaaaccaaaagacgtaTTGTCTTATCTTGGTACGCATGTCTAGCGgaccgtaggcacaccgtcaaacatggaaatatcatgaacgtaaacctgtcggctcatGCATGTCTAGCGACCTGTAGGCTCGCCGTCaaacaagaaaaataacatgaacgtaaacctgtcgagTCACGCATGTCTAACGACCCATAGGCACACCatcaaacatgaaactagacccGTCGGTCctctaaaataaaacatgtgTCAAGACGAGACGGTAAACTACCCTattggtctattcatgcatcacatatataatttcaGTACTGATTAGAAAATCGAACATGCTCACAATACTCATAACTGTCATGCAACAAGTAAAACATAATGataaaatcatgcttcaagagtccattaattaactttataattctAGACTAGGCCGCCTGGTACAAAGGCACCGAtaatagtaccacttacctcaacttggtaaaaacgtaaaacaaaatctccttagaacttctttagcacacttgaatcaacctaGTTTTGAATTGAACTTTTTTTGCTTGATGATtaatgcctcaaaacttccaaatccTGAATCTAAGTTTTACACAAAAGAGAGGTTaataatttaacccaaaattagatgggtgaatttcacatcccaaattataaggaaacaAAGTCTTACCCAAGGGTTTTCTAAAGATTCTGGCAAAGATCGGGCAATGGTGGCTGATGGCACGTCGGCTTGTGACTACCATTGATAGGCAGCGAGTGTTGTTGTCGgacgacataaattgtttaggctagcggctggtaatgagggtcttgcatgaggagggtttgcgagagtgagagagaatgagaatttctagttttacagattttataCCGCAGCAATTACGAACAAATTAAAGCTTCAAATAAcgatccaaccattcaaaatgaaattatatatgtctcgaacagactgacccaatttgagcacgatccaacaGTTCAAACTTTGGCAATCAACAATTTTGTGAAAGCTGTCGCTGAAAAACCGAATTGCTTTCTCCCAAATTTTGGCTTCTTtccactctcatttaatttcaaaaaaaaaaatctcaatttttttattttttttcccaaattttgaaaagacaaataaaatattttatcacaatatctccaaaatctccaaagattctattaaatttataaatcaattaacttttcaaattatcttaatctgggttcaaaaaccaaaattaaatgacataagatccatcaatttaatacaaattaaatccttccaaatattcaattcaaaaccacatgaaattaattatctctttattattattattttaagttggccctaaaatccaaaatcagaGGCAagtaaaattcaatattttcaagataattcgtttgaatatctaatcaattaaattcaatctAACCAATGAAAGTTTTtgaattatttcaatttaatctcaattttccaaatgaaaaggaaatttaaactcaataattttagataattaacttaaattttcggatgttacattcttccctccttaagaaactttcgCCCTCGAAAGTTCAAGTCTTAAATGCTTGGGATACTTGGTTCTTGTCTTATCCTCATGTTTCCAAATTGCTTCTTCAGATTGATAATACTGCCAAAGAACTTTTAATTGGCGCTAACTCTACGTTTCAAAAGTCTTCACCTCCTACCATGAATTGTATAACTTATATGAGACAATATCATGTTACTTTTGAATCTTAAAACAAACACATATCACCATTTAGACCCTCCTATACACGAGTCTGgaaatctcacttaaatgaaGCTCTTGAAGTCTATGTAGAGCATTTATCATTCCAAAATACATCACCATAACCTCATAATAGTTGTAACCATTACCTGATGCCGATTCTAAGATAAAAACCTTTATGATTGCATATATCTATATTTAGAATGTTCACATTCCATAGAGTGGGTCATCTCACTGTCCATGCAACAGAAAACATATCTCTCATGGCATCTCAAGTTCAGGATTCAGAATTCAGATTCGACACCTAATTGCCCTGACAATCCCCTGCAATTGAGATACACTATCATATTCAATCTGTAATAGTTGATACAAAGTCGTGTGAATCATCTTTCTTTCCCAATAAACAAAGCCGGTGTGCTCCAAGCCAAAACATTGAGGCACATATGAAACACTTTGCTAAATAGTTCTTGTATCGATGTCTTAGGCTATTCCAACTCTACTAGAGTCCTTCTATGAGGATCCTCAAGGATAGGAGTTGTTCTCAAGTCAAGTTCATCTCTGGTGCTAGAGGTCATTATGGGAGATCAAATTTACTCAACCTTAATATTCATATAGCTTGTTTCTTACTTGGAGCTAGATTACTTTCACCTTCAAATCAAATCGATGGCTTCATTAATTCCTTGTTCTAGATATTAGTGTCCTTGATCAAATCTCTAAACCTTGCTAATATCTTTCAACGTCTTTCCCCTCTTTAATGAGGCCTTACCCTTTCCATTTCCATAGTTTCTAGCAACTATTGCTAATAAACATCCTTTCATAAAACGTTATTTCCTCCGACTCCACtacaatttgaagaagattgctAAACACTCTTCCAATGCGTGATAGTCTAGCTTAATCAAATTCTCATGCTAAAACTGTGTTCCATGACCAATAGCTTAGGCAGGATATCTATTCAACCAACAAATACTAAGATCCATAGTTCCAAATAGTAATGAGATTGTTCATACCAACTCTAAAGGTTCGTAAACACATATTTCCTATCTTGGACCTCAAACCAAACCTTTGTTCTTAATCTCAAAACATCAATTCCCCTTACCTtctcaaaacaacaaaatatttctcaaatcctttcatcttcccttatctttttcaagaccaataaatccaaGATGTTCCATTTCACGttcctagtgaaatatattTGTACCAAAACATGTGACTCTTCGAATCCCTTTTTACAGTCTATAATCCAACAACCTAagcaagttattttttttttttcgaacaATACATACTGCAGTGCAAAGTTCCAAATGGTAATGAGAGATTCTTATTTTACACCAAACCATGCATTGTATCCACCcatatcatgttttaaaatccaAACGTTTATTAACTGTTTTAGAATCTTGAACACATTAATTTCTATTTATCTCCCCAAATGAATAAAACCTTTCCTTAAATACTATTATTTTTCTTCACATTTATCCTTGTTAGTGCACTTTTCActttcctagtgaaatataatcCCTAAACCAAGACATGTGaccctttataaccttttcccgaaatttaaaatttcattccAAACTTGGAACTAGATAACATtgcttttaaacttcaaaacgtTTATCCTTCGTCTTGGTATGGTTAATTAAACTTGAACCTTTTCATTGCAAAAAAACACATAGTTCAAACCCAAGCAccttaaaaattttcaatccaATAACTCGTTTTCTCTCATCTAAAGGCAACCATAATTTTAACCATCTTGTGATTCCTTGACCAATTCATCTTACCTAGGTCTTGTAAATAGTTCCTCATACTATCGCTTTATCCTCCATCTAGtaattcttctttcttttagaCACGTTACATAAAGGACCAAAACCCGATACATTACTCGCTCCATCAACTTCAATACcatgaaagtgatcatgacctattaatcttttcaaaaaatttctCGAAACATTTTGACTTTAATATCTAGTAATCCTTAATAGAATTTATAGTATCTTATTCACCTCTTTCTTATCTTAGAAAGAAACTTTAATCTCGTAACTAAGAACATGTGCCTTGTGATAAAGTTTCTTGTAGAACCACTAGTTTTATTCTCGTAATACAAAAGTTAATATTATTCCTCAGTGAATGTCCAATTCACCTACCTTATTCTATAGCTTAACCAAACATAtccatttcttt
This region includes:
- the LOC120085006 gene encoding KH domain-containing protein HEN4-like, whose product is MSAPLTPSKRSRDRTFVKSNGKGKWQKSSGSRSQNRSFKLSPGYAVFRVLFPVSRIGSLVGRDGDGLSKIREETGVEIRVEDTVPGCDERVVVIGDSKQDTEVNPEQKSKEDNKNSEVEENDGDIAKLKNKEDKDSPPVEDAKQKEVSHLQLRKALFLVSEKIFDEEPEADGTDVEGDKLPTFVLRLLVLSSQVGCLLGKGGSVVKQMSSDSGAQIRILPRDKLPPFATTNDELVQISGGIDVVKKALELVFQQLIENSPNDKDPVASSNAAQSSHSSGQSLSRARESPLGSGSFSTHGGPYSVPRDVGNFHSSAPSLAPKQYETSIPGRSKPSHEILSYRLLCPTERVGNVIGKGGAVVKTLQQDTGCDIKVVEGAVDSEDRIILVAGPAHPDDRISPVQDAVFRVQARIVKAIPDSKEQNLVARFLVSSNQIGCLLGKGGSIIAEMRKSTGAYIRILGKEQIPKCAGEDEEVVQINGEPETVQDAMLQITTRLRHHFFRDAFPSVNSHSNPAFMDRIPSFPSYFGRRELSPPGIYSSLGPSFHKFDALSGISSLGDLRDDRPPFLHRPGAPLLSDRKPWSSQGLVEGGVGLSDFAGAHHRRVAGFGGGNNPAIITSTTVEVVVPRNIVPVICGENGECLKQIRQISDAKITITEPKQGEVETVIIISGTPEQTHAAQSLIQAFVISETESS